A genome region from Methanococcoides burtonii DSM 6242 includes the following:
- the cas1 gene encoding CRISPR-associated endonuclease Cas1 has translation MKLLLLNGHGINMHVDGAKLHIKDGRFSTTEDPQEYVFSPKRMDIDSIVVYGRSGSLSLEAIRWLIKHNVQITMLDWNGKLLTTMLPSESTNVKTKFAQYHAYEDSDVRLKLAKKFIEAKFSKSEAVLDYLKQRDPEIEYDFSDDKAKLEKANSIRDILGVEGGVAWKYWNEYAKAIPEEYDFRARTDNNARASNSGDKINVMFNYGYALLESECMRAINSVGLDAHVGFLHEMNPSKNSLAYDLQEPFRFIVDLAVMNLIEKGVMNNKDFIRTESFSLRLRPTGARKVTEEFNAMMNGKVEYRKKNSSWSSVLLVKARELSHQLVGKRKIVEFSKPVYVDKRVDTDSLRQKIIDMSYTDWKKMGFSKGTLHYMKQNAKSDKPFTLNAHVRERLENWTRCY, from the coding sequence ATGAAACTGTTACTTCTAAACGGTCATGGAATTAACATGCATGTTGATGGTGCTAAACTCCATATCAAAGATGGAAGATTCTCAACAACTGAAGATCCTCAGGAGTACGTATTCTCTCCAAAGAGGATGGATATTGATAGTATTGTTGTATATGGAAGAAGTGGATCTCTAAGCCTTGAAGCTATTAGATGGTTGATTAAACACAATGTACAGATTACTATGTTAGATTGGAATGGAAAGCTTCTAACTACAATGCTTCCTTCTGAAAGTACCAATGTAAAAACCAAGTTTGCTCAATACCATGCTTATGAAGATTCAGATGTAAGACTGAAGCTTGCAAAGAAATTCATTGAGGCTAAGTTCTCTAAATCTGAAGCTGTTCTTGATTATTTGAAACAAAGAGATCCTGAAATTGAGTATGATTTCTCTGATGATAAGGCTAAACTTGAGAAAGCTAATTCTATTCGTGATATCTTGGGTGTTGAAGGTGGAGTTGCTTGGAAGTATTGGAATGAGTATGCTAAAGCCATTCCTGAAGAATATGATTTCAGAGCAAGAACTGATAATAATGCCAGAGCTTCTAACTCAGGAGATAAAATCAATGTAATGTTCAATTATGGTTATGCATTACTTGAATCTGAATGTATGAGAGCTATAAATTCAGTTGGTCTTGATGCTCATGTTGGGTTTTTGCATGAGATGAATCCAAGTAAAAATAGTTTAGCCTACGATCTCCAAGAACCGTTCAGGTTTATTGTTGATCTTGCTGTAATGAACTTGATTGAAAAGGGAGTTATGAATAATAAGGACTTTATTAGGACTGAGAGCTTTTCACTTAGGCTTAGACCAACTGGAGCAAGGAAGGTTACTGAAGAGTTTAATGCTATGATGAATGGAAAGGTTGAGTACAGGAAGAAGAACAGTTCTTGGAGTTCTGTCTTATTAGTTAAAGCAAGGGAGTTAAGCCATCAGCTTGTTGGGAAGAGAAAAATAGTTGAGTTTAGCAAACCCGTTTATGTTGACAAGAGAGTTGATACTGATTCTTTAAGGCAGAAGATAATTGATATGTCTTATACTGACTGGAAGAAGATGGGATTCTCAAAGGGTACTTTACATTATATGAAGCAGAATGCCAAGAGTGATAAACCGTTTACTCTCAATGCTCATGTAAGGGAAAGGTTGGAGAACTGGACGAGATGTTATTGA
- a CDS encoding 4Fe-4S double cluster binding domain-containing protein, translated as MNLKDEIQERAFQEGFQLFGVSDIEKLEKVDFPTDRGMVRPSEVMPEAKSAFVMGLVLWDEGLNTAIASVSTGDFSGGEADYYNLYYEVTETRAWRLISWLNEKGYKAVPSHAVHEKVAAYLAGLGFIGHNTQVITPEYGPRVRWVTILTDAELEPDEPFERDLCAEQPLCQEHSLCVKSCPYQAIIPGPSQGVEPGKKVIYDKCVVSHEFDKDVSPQNEKHIRRITERGFMECTICNLICPYGKTVEGSIIPDKRGLD; from the coding sequence ATGAACTTAAAAGACGAAATTCAGGAACGTGCTTTCCAAGAAGGTTTCCAACTTTTTGGTGTTTCAGATATCGAAAAACTGGAAAAGGTTGATTTCCCGACTGATAGAGGGATGGTTAGGCCCTCTGAAGTAATGCCTGAAGCTAAATCTGCATTTGTAATGGGTTTAGTTCTCTGGGATGAAGGCCTAAATACAGCGATAGCATCTGTAAGTACGGGGGATTTCTCTGGAGGGGAAGCTGACTATTACAATTTGTACTACGAAGTAACCGAAACCCGTGCATGGCGTTTGATTTCTTGGTTAAATGAAAAAGGATACAAAGCGGTTCCATCTCATGCAGTTCATGAAAAGGTTGCTGCATATCTTGCAGGATTGGGATTTATAGGACATAATACTCAGGTCATAACTCCTGAATATGGGCCAAGAGTTAGATGGGTAACAATATTGACAGATGCAGAACTTGAGCCCGATGAACCTTTTGAAAGGGATCTGTGTGCAGAACAACCACTTTGCCAGGAACATTCGCTGTGTGTCAAAAGTTGTCCCTATCAGGCGATCATTCCCGGCCCTTCCCAAGGAGTAGAACCTGGAAAGAAAGTCATTTATGACAAATGTGTAGTTTCCCATGAATTTGACAAAGACGTTTCTCCTCAAAATGAGAAACATATACGTCGTATAACAGAAAGGGGATTCATGGAGTGTACAATATGCAATCTGATATGTCCCTATGGAAAAACAGTGGAAGGAAGCATAATTCCTGATAAAAGAGGACTTGATTGA
- a CDS encoding ISNCY-like element ISMbu11 family transposase, with translation MCQPMKYYYDVSDGICTRDSIANYLNTDNASICQFLYFLDIDDIASYVESSYYADKDWHFRYKVSSMIKLIVVKCYRNLSFEKTISTLTKEEAQLLSFEDNNGIMNLPSPATLHHFVKYRLVKTGLDEVMFKIGKNISKNTKIRDAKTDSTPLEASRYDKYADYNPHYNCKMDKAHITMIGTLPIYMTHTKGASHDSPELKKHIDALVEMGVDIDTYALDGGYDSFRNHADIWYKLNAKPVIAYSSDSKVQYEGMMERIDHWVNKMWKLGGSIHMKYEEKLHFLYENGREKQVGMHLRNKNIKDDGFDEDYSHRGECERVHNHIKWTVKFDIRGMKNGSKKLYSVMNFVAYQLLVATNLQNGVKETNSFANYV, from the coding sequence ATGTGCCAGCCCATGAAATATTATTACGATGTTTCGGACGGAATCTGTACCAGAGATTCAATTGCTAACTATCTGAACACAGATAATGCATCAATATGCCAATTTTTGTATTTCTTAGATATCGATGACATTGCTTCTTATGTTGAAAGTAGCTATTATGCCGATAAGGACTGGCACTTTCGGTATAAGGTTTCGTCAATGATAAAGCTCATCGTTGTGAAATGTTATAGAAACCTTTCATTTGAGAAAACAATATCGACCTTAACAAAAGAAGAAGCGCAGCTTCTTTCTTTTGAAGACAATAACGGCATTATGAATCTTCCATCCCCTGCAACACTGCATCATTTTGTAAAATACAGACTTGTAAAAACTGGACTCGATGAAGTAATGTTCAAAATTGGAAAGAATATCTCCAAAAATACAAAGATTAGAGATGCGAAAACAGATTCAACTCCACTTGAAGCATCAAGATATGACAAGTATGCAGATTACAATCCGCATTATAATTGTAAGATGGACAAAGCTCACATCACCATGATTGGAACACTTCCAATCTACATGACTCATACAAAAGGTGCTTCTCACGATTCTCCTGAATTGAAGAAACATATTGATGCATTGGTAGAAATGGGAGTTGACATTGACACTTATGCATTGGATGGAGGTTATGATTCATTCAGGAATCATGCAGATATCTGGTATAAGTTGAATGCAAAACCAGTGATTGCATACTCTTCGGATTCTAAAGTTCAATACGAGGGAATGATGGAAAGAATTGATCACTGGGTTAACAAAATGTGGAAACTTGGTGGATCTATTCATATGAAATATGAAGAAAAACTTCATTTCCTCTATGAAAATGGAAGAGAAAAACAGGTAGGTATGCACTTGCGAAACAAGAATATCAAAGATGATGGATTCGATGAAGATTATTCGCACAGGGGTGAATGTGAACGAGTACACAATCATATTAAGTGGACTGTAAAGTTCGACATCAGAGGAATGAAAAATGGCAGTAAGAAACTGTATTCAGTTATGAATTTCGTTGCATATCAATTGCTTGTAGCTACAAATTTGCAAAATGGAGTTAAAGAAACTAACTCATTTGCAAATTATGTATGA